The sequence below is a genomic window from Haloferax mediterranei ATCC 33500.
ATTCTCCAGTACATCGACCAGACTCTCGCACAATGAAAGTATACACCGGCCGCGGCGACGAAGGAATGACCGACCTGCGGGATATGACCCGCGTGTCGAAAACGAGCCACCGAATCGAGGCGTACGGCACCGTCGACGAGGTAAATGCCATCGTCGGGACCGCCCGTCCGACCGGGTACGACGACGTGGACGAACTCCTCGAAATCGTACAGAACCACCTCCACATCGTCCAGGCGGACCTTGCAAATCCCGACCCCGACGAAGACGACCCGCAGGTCCGCGAGGAACACGTCGAAGCACTCGAAACACGAATCGACGAAGCCGACGAGGAGCTCGACCCGCTTACCTCGTTTATCCTCCCCGGCGGAAGCGAAACGGGGGCGAAACTCCACCACGCCCGCACCGTCTCCCGACGAGCGGAGCGGC
It includes:
- a CDS encoding cob(I)yrinic acid a,c-diamide adenosyltransferase, with the protein product MKVYTGRGDEGMTDLRDMTRVSKTSHRIEAYGTVDEVNAIVGTARPTGYDDVDELLEIVQNHLHIVQADLANPDPDEDDPQVREEHVEALETRIDEADEELDPLTSFILPGGSETGAKLHHARTVSRRAERRAVSLASEEPINAEVVAYLNRLSDALFVYARLVNKRDGVPEASPTY